In Dromiciops gliroides isolate mDroGli1 chromosome 4, mDroGli1.pri, whole genome shotgun sequence, one DNA window encodes the following:
- the DR1 gene encoding protein Dr1 isoform X1 has translation MASSSGNDDDLTIPRAAINKMIKETLPNVRVANDARELVVNCCTEFIHLISSEANEICNKSEKKTISPEHVIQALESLGFGSYISEVKEVLQECKTVALKRRKANSRLENLGIPEEELLRQQQELFAKVWLFRLDSSKQNWLSKNGSRCSKQHNKHSWLLLLQPVHPIKQDLLRMKMMKMTSEIHQLSFYSHNFFPPAQ, from the exons ATGGCTTCTTCGTCTGGCAACGATGATGATCTCACTATCCCCAGAGCTGCTATCAATAAGATGATCAAAGAGACTCTCCCCAATGTCCGGGTGGCCAACGATGCCCGGGAGCTGGTGGTGAACTGCTGCACTGAATTCATCCACCTCATCTCTTCCGAGGCCAACGAGATCTGCAACAAATCGGAAAAGAAAACCATCTCCCCGGAACATGTCATACAAG CACTAGAAAGTTTGGGCTTTGGCTCTTATATCAGTGAAGTGAAAGAAGTCTTACAAGAATGCAAAACAGTAGCCCTAAAAAGAAGAAAGGCCAACTCTCGTTTGGAAAACCTCGGCATTCCTGAAGAAGAACTACTAAGACAGCAACAGGAATTATTTGCCAAA gtctGGCTCTTCAGGCTAGACAGCAGCAAGCAGAACTGGCTCAGCAAGAATGGCTCCAGATGCAGCAAGCAGCACAACAAGCACAGCTGGCTGCTGCTGCTTCAGCCAGTGCATCCCATCAAGCAGGATCTTCTcaggatgaagatgatgaagatgacatCTGAAATTCACCAGCTGAGTTTTTATTCTCACAATTTCTTTCCCCCTGcacaatga
- the DR1 gene encoding protein Dr1 isoform X2 translates to MASSSGNDDDLTIPRAAINKMIKETLPNVRVANDARELVVNCCTEFIHLISSEANEICNKSEKKTISPEHVIQALESLGFGSYISEVKEVLQECKTVALKRRKANSRLENLGIPEEELLRQQQELFAKARQQQAELAQQEWLQMQQAAQQAQLAAAASASASHQAGSSQDEDDEDDI, encoded by the exons ATGGCTTCTTCGTCTGGCAACGATGATGATCTCACTATCCCCAGAGCTGCTATCAATAAGATGATCAAAGAGACTCTCCCCAATGTCCGGGTGGCCAACGATGCCCGGGAGCTGGTGGTGAACTGCTGCACTGAATTCATCCACCTCATCTCTTCCGAGGCCAACGAGATCTGCAACAAATCGGAAAAGAAAACCATCTCCCCGGAACATGTCATACAAG CACTAGAAAGTTTGGGCTTTGGCTCTTATATCAGTGAAGTGAAAGAAGTCTTACAAGAATGCAAAACAGTAGCCCTAAAAAGAAGAAAGGCCAACTCTCGTTTGGAAAACCTCGGCATTCCTGAAGAAGAACTACTAAGACAGCAACAGGAATTATTTGCCAAA GCTAGACAGCAGCAAGCAGAACTGGCTCAGCAAGAATGGCTCCAGATGCAGCAAGCAGCACAACAAGCACAGCTGGCTGCTGCTGCTTCAGCCAGTGCATCCCATCAAGCAGGATCTTCTcaggatgaagatgatgaagatgacatCTGA